AGATCATAATATTGATAACCCGACAGCCCCGACCGCAGGCTATTCACCCGTGCCGGAAACGAGAACCGCATCTGGATGCGCGCATCTGGACTGTCCAGGTCTGTTAGATAGTCATCCAGTGCGGCCGCCATCACTTCAAAGCTAAACGTCCGGTCCGCGTGTTTATAGAAACTGCGCATGATCCGGGACATATTGATGCCCTTTTTCTCGCCTTCCAGGCTCACGGTTCCTGTAATCGAGGTCTCTAATGTCAGGTCCCCATCATCGCGGGTGTGAAACCGGATCGGCAGTCGGAAATTGGATATACCGACATGCTGGATCTGTTGGCGGGCACCACGGATCAGGCTGGCCGGTCCGTTCTGCAGGTCGGGCAATGTGTCCCGGTATGCCTCATCTGATTTGAAATCTTTGGGGTATTGGCGGGACAAATCAGGGTAATTCCGCAACTCTACGTCGGGCAGCAACCGGGTTACCGCTGGATCCAATTGGGCAATCTCGGTCGCAGTTGCGCCGGCAGCCCAATTGCGCAGCAACGCAAGTGCCGCAGCGGCTGCATCACGATCTGGCGCAGTGTCGGTTTCACCTGAGTGGATATTCATCAGCACATTTTCCTTCGTGGCGGCAGCTGCACAGCAGAGTGCCTGTGTAACCTTTTAGCCAAAGGAATACAAAAGAGATGCGCCATTTGCGGCAGCATCCCCACCAAATCAGCCGTTCCTTGTAACCGGCTATGAAAATGAGGGGACTGTCTGCCCCCTCTTGCCCTGATGGGCAATTCACCCCCGAGGATATTTTTGCCCAGGTGAATATGCAGCCATTCCTGACAGTCTGAGTGTCAGCTCTGGGCCGCCTTAAGAGCCTGCTGCAAATCTGCAATCAAATCATCTGCATCCTCAAGTCCGACCGAGAACCGCACCAGCCCCGGTGTAATACCCAGCTCAACCTTTTGATCCTCAGGCAGGCGTTGATGTGTCGTGGTAGCCGGGTGAGTGGCAATGGACTTGGCGTCGCCAAGATTGTTGGAAATCACCGGAATAGTCATGGCATTGAGGAATTTGAAGGCCGCCTCTTTGCCGCCTATCAAGTCCAGTGACAACACGGTGCCGCCTTTGCCGCCCAACTGACGTTGCACCAGCGCGTTTTGTGCATGACCCGGCAGACCTGGATAGATAGTGCGGGCCAGCGCCGCGTGTCCGTCCAGAGCAGTGGCAATTTTCAACGCGCTTTCGGCCTGTGCATTGACACGCAGGGAAATGGTTTCCAAGCCTTTGAGCAATACCCAGGCATTAAAGGGACTAAGTGATCCGCCAGTGTGCTTCATGTAAGGTTCAAGCGTGCCGCGGATGAAATCCTTGGTGCCCAGGACCACGCCACCCAATGCGCGTCCCTGGCCATCAATATGCTTGGTGGCAGAGTAGATCACCACATCGGCGCCTTGGGCAATGGCGTTGGAGAACACCGGTGTCGAGAACACATTATCAACCACCACGGTGGCCCCGACACCATGGGCGATTTCGGCCACCGCTGCGATGTCGATCACCTCCAGTGTCGGGTTCGACATGGATTCGAAAAAGACGGCCTTGGTGTCCGGGCGCACAGCCGCGCGCCACTGATCCAAGTCGGTACCATCCACCAATGTCACTTCAACGCCGAAATTGGCCAGAACATTTTCCAGGATATACAGGCAGGAGCCGAACAGCGCCTTGGCCGAGACGATGTGATCTCCGGCCTTTAGCTGTGCGCAGAGCGCCCCATTGACTGCCGCCATGCCCGAGGCGGTGGCAAAGGCATCTTCGGCGCCTTCCAGCAGGGCGATGCGGTCCTCGAACATTGCAACGGTCGGATTTCCATAACGCGCGTAAATAAACTCGTCCGGACCAGTATCGATAAAGCGCGCTTCGGCCTGTTCGGCCGTCTCGTAGACGAACCCTTGAGTCAGGAATATCGCCTCGCTGACCTCGTTATACTGACTGCGGCGGGTGCCACCATGCACCATCTTGGTTGCTTTGTTCCAGTTTTCGCTCATCACATGTCCTCCTGCGCCTTTTGCGCACTAAAAAACCCCAATTCGGCCAAGCGAAAAGGGGTTCCTTCACATCCTGACCTCTTTAGCGGGAGTGTTTTACGTGGCCCCGCAATCCGGTAACAAATCGCGCACGGTCAGGGTGGTCCCCCTGACTA
This portion of the Parasedimentitalea marina genome encodes:
- the folE2 gene encoding GTP cyclohydrolase FolE2; the protein is MNIHSGETDTAPDRDAAAAALALLRNWAAGATATEIAQLDPAVTRLLPDVELRNYPDLSRQYPKDFKSDEAYRDTLPDLQNGPASLIRGARQQIQHVGISNFRLPIRFHTRDDGDLTLETSITGTVSLEGEKKGINMSRIMRSFYKHADRTFSFEVMAAALDDYLTDLDSPDARIQMRFSFPARVNSLRSGLSGYQYYDLTLELVDHDGIREKIIHLDYVYSSTCPCSLELSEHARETRGQLATPHSQRSVARLSVQVKPGGDCLWFEDLIDHCRRAVPTETQVMVKREDEQAFAELNAANPIFVEDAARLFCEALQSDPRIGDFRVLASHQESLHSHDAVSVLTSGETFVARSLDPQLFSTLIHRG
- the metZ gene encoding O-succinylhomoserine sulfhydrylase, encoding MSENWNKATKMVHGGTRRSQYNEVSEAIFLTQGFVYETAEQAEARFIDTGPDEFIYARYGNPTVAMFEDRIALLEGAEDAFATASGMAAVNGALCAQLKAGDHIVSAKALFGSCLYILENVLANFGVEVTLVDGTDLDQWRAAVRPDTKAVFFESMSNPTLEVIDIAAVAEIAHGVGATVVVDNVFSTPVFSNAIAQGADVVIYSATKHIDGQGRALGGVVLGTKDFIRGTLEPYMKHTGGSLSPFNAWVLLKGLETISLRVNAQAESALKIATALDGHAALARTIYPGLPGHAQNALVQRQLGGKGGTVLSLDLIGGKEAAFKFLNAMTIPVISNNLGDAKSIATHPATTTHQRLPEDQKVELGITPGLVRFSVGLEDADDLIADLQQALKAAQS